Proteins encoded in a region of the Gemmatimonadaceae bacterium genome:
- a CDS encoding HD domain-containing phosphohydrolase, which produces MRLRDRWRTQRRRGARRRARRQVRTDAGATRRAVEVLTPLRRLARVVPSGQDHQEHWNGRGYPRALSGQDISLGGRILHVADVYDAMTSPRAFREARTPQEAMAILSAEAGAQFDPAVFDAFRKVVQHRKSLVFLNVDDSGS; this is translated from the coding sequence GTGCGGCTACGAGACCGTTGGCGCACGCAACGGCGACGAGGCGCTCGACGCCGTGCGCGACGGCAAGTTCGAACTGATGCTGGAGCGACACGCCGTGCAGTCGAGGTCCTCACGCCGCTCAGGCGCCTCGCCCGCGTCGTTCCGTCCGGCCAGGACCATCAGGAGCACTGGAACGGCCGTGGCTATCCGCGCGCGCTGTCCGGCCAGGACATCTCCCTCGGCGGACGCATCCTGCACGTCGCGGATGTCTACGACGCCATGACCTCGCCCCGTGCATTCCGCGAAGCCAGGACGCCGCAGGAGGCCATGGCCATTCTTTCCGCGGAGGCGGGCGCCCAGTTTGACCCGGCCGTCTTTGACGCCTTCCGGAAGGTCGTTCAGCACCGCAAGTCGTTAGTCTTCCTCAACGTCGACGATTCCGGCAGCTGA